CAGGTTCAGGACGACCGGGGCCGGGGGCCGAGCCGTGCGAGGATGCCCGGCGATGACGCCTTCCTGTCCCTCCTGTCAGGCCCCCTTCACCCCCGGCGCGGAGACGTGCGCGCGGTGCGGGGCCTCGCTGCTGGTGTCCCCGGCTCCCGGTGGCGCCGAGCCTGTCTGCGCCGTGCACCCCGAGTGGCGCGGCGTGGCCACGTGTCCCCGCTGTGGCGCGTTCGCCTGCGCCCGCTGTCTGCGCCAGGGCCCCGAAGGCACCGTCTGCGCCAGCTGCCTCGAACGTGAACCGCTGGGGCAACTGCCGTGGGATCAGCGCGCGGAGCTGGGGACGCTCAAGGCGTTCTGGCGGACGTGCTTCGGCATGTTGATGCGGCCCACGGAGACCCTGAAGGGCGTCAACCCCGACGCGCCCGTGAGCAGCTCCATGGGCTTCGTGATGCTGTCCGCCATCTCTGGCTTCCTGACGACAGGCCTCGTCTACACCGCGCTCATCGGCGTCATCATGGGGTTCGTCCCCGAGACGGAGACGAGCGGCGCGGATCCAAAGGACGTGAAGCTGTGGATGACCATCGGCATGGCGGCCTGGACGGTGCTCATGCCCATCTTCAGCACCGGCATGACCCTGGTGAACGCGGGCATGGACCACCTCGTCCTCCGCATGGGCGGCGTGGAGCGCGGCTTC
The sequence above is drawn from the Corallococcus sp. NCRR genome and encodes:
- a CDS encoding zinc ribbon domain-containing protein, whose product is MTPSCPSCQAPFTPGAETCARCGASLLVSPAPGGAEPVCAVHPEWRGVATCPRCGAFACARCLRQGPEGTVCASCLEREPLGQLPWDQRAELGTLKAFWRTCFGMLMRPTETLKGVNPDAPVSSSMGFVMLSAISGFLTTGLVYTALIGVIMGFVPETETSGADPKDVKLWMTIGMAAWTVLMPIFSTGMTLVNAGMDHLVLRMGGVERGFSVTLRAHALSQAPYIVGVIPFVAVYAAPFWAMGLRAFTYRTLHRTSWGTALAGALLVPVLSCCLCGGVYGAIVFAALKSTGQV